In the genome of Ctenopharyngodon idella isolate HZGC_01 chromosome 19, HZGC01, whole genome shotgun sequence, one region contains:
- the jtb gene encoding protein JTB translates to MCTRAMESDCRIPMACLRPRILALHALFWGLVSLRVFGAALLSDEKATVAVTKAVSAPCWQLEEFVVAKECSACEGFHSKSIPACSQTGFVETINCTKSNREEYKSCRSTKMEEHLFWKFEGTVLALTVVFAIVVVARQRSLDRKASDKVRRQIESI, encoded by the exons ATGTGCACCAGAGCGATGGAGAGTGACTGTAGGATCCCCATGGCGTGTCTGAGACCCCGGATTCTGGCCCTGCATGCTTTATTCTGGGGCTTAGTGTCTCTCAG agTGTTTGGAGCAGCTCTTCTTAGCGATGAGAAGGCAACAG TTGCAGTGACAAAGGCAGTGTCAGCACCATGTTGGCAGTTGGAGGAGTTTGTTGTGGCTAAAGAGTGCAGTGCATGTGAAGGTTTCCATTCA AAATCAATACCAGCCTGCAGCCAAACAGGATTTGTAGAAACGATCAACTGCACTAAGTCTAACAGAGAAGAATACAAGAG CTGTCGTTCAACCAAAATGGAGGAGCATCTCTTTTGGAAATTTGAGGGCACAGTGCTGGCTCTCACTGTTGTGTTTGCAATAGTGGTGGTGGCGAGGCAACGCTCACTTGACCGCAAAGCCTCAGACAAGGTTCGGAGACAGATAGAATCTATTTAG